From a region of the Kaistia sp. 32K genome:
- a CDS encoding carbohydrate ABC transporter permease has product MTSNKRIVATVAHRVAILAYVVFALFPLFWVLKVSVTPNDLLYSEGVRLWPSRTVFDHFDFVLRHSDFPLFFRNSMIVSLSTAFIVTILASLGGYAMSRFSFRGKFWIVGLMLLTQMFPLVMLIAPIFKMLSPLGLTNSLSGLILVYVAFNVPFATFLMQSFFDGIPKDLEEAAMIDGATRFMAFRQIILPLTLPGMAATLGFVFTAAWSELLFALMLISGVDASTFPVGLLSFVSKFSVDFGQMMAAGVLALIPACLFFFFIQRYLVQGLTAGAVKG; this is encoded by the coding sequence ATGACCAGCAACAAGCGCATCGTCGCCACCGTCGCCCACCGCGTCGCCATCCTCGCTTACGTGGTGTTCGCCCTCTTCCCGCTGTTCTGGGTGCTCAAGGTCTCGGTCACGCCGAACGACCTGCTCTATTCCGAGGGCGTTCGCCTCTGGCCGTCCAGGACCGTGTTCGACCATTTCGACTTCGTGCTGCGGCACAGCGACTTCCCGCTGTTCTTCCGCAACTCGATGATCGTGTCGCTGTCGACCGCCTTCATCGTCACCATCCTCGCCTCGCTCGGCGGCTATGCGATGTCGCGCTTCTCGTTCCGCGGCAAGTTCTGGATCGTCGGGCTGATGCTTCTGACCCAGATGTTCCCGCTGGTGATGCTGATCGCGCCGATCTTCAAGATGCTGTCGCCGCTCGGCCTCACCAACAGCCTCTCCGGCCTGATCCTCGTCTACGTCGCCTTCAACGTGCCGTTCGCGACCTTCCTGATGCAGTCCTTCTTCGACGGCATCCCGAAGGACCTGGAAGAGGCCGCGATGATCGACGGCGCCACGCGCTTCATGGCGTTCCGCCAGATCATCCTGCCGCTGACGCTTCCCGGCATGGCGGCGACGCTCGGCTTCGTCTTCACCGCCGCCTGGAGCGAGCTGCTCTTCGCGCTGATGCTGATCTCCGGCGTCGACGCCAGCACCTTCCCGGTCGGGCTTTTGAGCTTCGTCTCGAAGTTCTCGGTCGATTTCGGGCAGATGATGGCCGCGGGCGTGCTCGCCCTGATCCCCGCCTGTCTCTTCTTCTTCTTTATCCAGCGCTACCTCGTGCAGGGCCTCACGGCCGGCGCGGTCAAGGGCTGA
- a CDS encoding ABC transporter ATP-binding protein, which translates to MASIDITDVRKAYGNVKILHGVDLTIQDGEFVVLVGPSGCGKSTLLRMIAGLEDISSGEIKIGGKRVNELDPKDRDIAMVFQSYALYPHMTVAGNMSYSLRLRKTAKEKIASAISGAAEKLSLTPLMERRPKALSGGQRQRVAMGRAIVRSPKAFLFDEPLSNLDARLREHMRGEIKKLHQDLGATSIYVTHDQIEAMTLADRIVAMNAGIVQQVGSPLDLYDRPANLFVAGFMGSPAMNMFEGTYRAENGGSVALAQGVVVPLAGPAPTADGTKVTLGIRPEHVLVGKTGLEGIQARIDLVEPTGFGTILHANAFGSDVKAFSLERGLAERGDTVSVSFPVERIHLFDTATGARIG; encoded by the coding sequence ATGGCATCCATCGATATCACCGACGTCCGCAAGGCCTATGGCAACGTCAAGATCCTGCACGGCGTCGATCTGACCATCCAGGACGGCGAGTTCGTCGTGCTGGTCGGCCCGTCGGGCTGCGGAAAATCGACCCTGCTCAGAATGATCGCCGGCCTGGAGGACATCTCGTCCGGCGAGATCAAGATCGGGGGCAAGCGGGTCAACGAGCTCGACCCGAAGGATCGCGACATCGCCATGGTGTTCCAGTCCTACGCGCTCTATCCGCACATGACCGTCGCCGGCAACATGAGCTACAGCCTGCGCCTGCGGAAGACGGCGAAGGAAAAGATCGCCTCCGCCATTTCCGGCGCCGCCGAAAAGCTGAGCCTGACGCCCTTGATGGAGCGTCGCCCCAAGGCGCTCTCCGGCGGCCAGCGCCAGCGCGTCGCCATGGGCCGCGCCATCGTCCGCTCGCCCAAGGCCTTCCTGTTCGACGAGCCGCTCTCCAACCTCGATGCGCGGCTGCGCGAGCACATGCGCGGCGAGATCAAGAAGCTGCACCAGGACCTCGGCGCCACGTCGATCTACGTCACCCACGACCAGATCGAGGCGATGACGCTGGCCGACCGCATCGTCGCCATGAACGCCGGCATCGTGCAGCAGGTCGGCAGCCCGCTCGATCTCTATGACCGCCCGGCCAATCTCTTCGTTGCCGGCTTCATGGGCTCGCCGGCGATGAACATGTTCGAGGGCACCTACCGCGCCGAGAATGGCGGCAGCGTCGCGCTGGCGCAGGGCGTCGTCGTGCCGCTCGCCGGCCCGGCGCCGACGGCCGACGGCACCAAGGTGACGCTCGGCATCCGCCCCGAGCACGTCCTCGTCGGCAAGACCGGGCTCGAAGGCATCCAGGCGCGGATCGACCTGGTCGAACCGACCGGCTTCGGCACCATCCTGCACGCCAACGCCTTCGGCAGCGACGTCAAGGCGTTCTCGCTGGAGCGCGGCCTCGCCGAGCGCGGCGATACGGTGAGCGTCTCGTTCCCGGTCGAGCGCATCCATCTGTTCGACACTGCGACCGGCGCGCGGATCGGCTGA